The DNA region CGACGTGACCCTCGACGACCTCCGTATCGAATGCGCGTTTCCGGCCGATGATGCGACGGCGGAGTTCTGCCGAGCGCTTGCGCGAGACGAGGTCGCACTCGACAGACAGTCTGGATGACTCCGTGGATCACGTCCGCTGAGGACCTTTGGCAGCCGAGCGAGAGGACGGATAGCAGCTCGGCGGCATGGGGGAGCTCGACAAGAGCTCGGGCCAGCCGCAACTGCGTGAGATAACCGTGCAACGGGACCCCTTCGACTCGGCGAAAGACATCTGTGAGATAGGCCGGTGAGGCACCCACGATCCGCCACGCCCATGCCACTAACCTTTGGGTCGAGCTTCTGACGTCGAACGGTGAGATGACCTTGCGGACCCGAGACGATGGTCGCGGCACGCGGGAGATCCGTCTGGGACACGGGCTGACGGGGATGCGGGAGCGTCTGGAGCTGGTCGGCGGACGACTGGAGGTCCAATCGCAGCCAGCCCGTGGGTTTCACGTCAGTGTCTGGATCCCCGTTTCTGGAGGCTCCGCATGATCCGGGTCTGCGTGGTCGAGGACCAGACGCTGGTGCGACAGGGCATCCAGACACTGCTCGGGCTCGTCGACGACATCGAGGTCGTGGCAGAAGCGCAGGACGGCGAGGAGGCGCTCGACCTGATCCCGCGGGTCAAACCGGACGTCGTCCTCCTGGACATGTACATGCCCAAGCGCAGTGGGCTCGAAGTTCTGAACGCGCTGCGCCAGGCGAACGCGTTACCGTCCACACTCGTCCTGACGACATTCGACGAGGACCATCTCGTGATCGGCGGCCTCCGGGCCGGCGCGAAGGGCTTTCTGCTCAAGGACGTCTCGCTCGAGCAATTGACGAGGACGATTCGGACGCTCTCGAGCGGGGGCACCCTCGTGCAACCGGTCGTCACTGAGCGACTCCTGCAGAATCGCCCGCCCGTGCAATGTGACTTTCCGAGTCTCCCATCCCCGGACCCGCTCAGTGGTCGCGAGCTGGAAATCCTGCGTCTCATGGCGCTCGGTCACAGCAATCGGGAAATCGCGGAGGCGCTGGGCATCGCAGAAGGCACGGTGAAGAACTACGTCTCGGTCATTCTGTCAAAGATAGGCGTGCGCGATCGCACGCGCGCGGTCTTGAAAGCGCTCGAGACGGGCGTGCTGTAACGACTACTCAGTTGTGGGTGGGCGCCCACCGAGTGTGCGCCTGTTGGGCAGCGCACTCCCATCCGACGGCCCTGAACGCGTCCACACAGCCTGGAGTCGACGATGCGTACATTCGAGAATCTCGGCCTGAAGTTTGTTCGCGGGGGAGCTGGCCTGCTCGTGCTCGGTCTCTTCACAGGGTACGGGCCATTGGGTCATTGATCTCTTTGAGGGCCTCTACTACGAGCCACACGCCGATCCTGAATCTGTGGTCATCGATTGATGGCGCGTTCCTCTCTCTGCGTGGGCTGTGTGCTGTTTTTGGTGGTGTTGCCGCGCTCGACACAGTATGCGCGAGAGTGAAAGGCGTCGTCACCAAGCGGTTTCCACGCACTCGGCGGAAGCGACGGTGTGGCTCATCAGGAGGGCGTGATGGCCGCCACTGTGGCTCCGTCATCACGCTGAATCGCCATGAAGGAAAACCGCTTGACTCTGGAGCCGACTCCAGGGCGCATAATTGATTTTGGCGGCGGAAGGCGAGAGGAGCAGCCCGCGTCTCTCGAGATGTTCCGCATCGGACAGCTAGCCGAACCGAGCGGCATGACACCCGACACGCTGCGCTATTACGCGCGGCACAGGCTTCTCCCGACGACGCCGCGGACCTCAGGCGGCTTGCGAATGTACCCTGCGGCGACGACGCTCGTGCGCCTGCGCTTCATCAAGCAGGCCCAGGTGCTGGGGCTCAGCCTCGACGAGATCCGCGAGGTTCTGCGCCATCTTGACCGCGGCGGCCGTAGCCATTGCGGCCGCGTTCGGGAATTGCTCGTCGCGAAGCTGCAGGAACTGGACGCACGGTTAATGGAGCTTCGGGAATTTCGTCGGCCGCTGCAGGGTTATATCCAGCAGTGCAACGAGGGTTTGCGCCGGCACGGCGGGGAACCGTGCCCGGTGACCGCGGAGTTGCACTGAAGAACTGATCGGACTCTTGAGGATAGCTGAAATAATCGCGGAGGTCACCTACGATTCATCGAAGACAGACCCCGACACGATCGCCAAGGCCATCACGGATAATTCCGGCTTCAAGGCTCGCGTGCCGAAAGGACCGAAAGGAGAGGCCTCGAAAGAGGAGCCCTCAAAGCAGAATGCACGGAAGAGGGCCGGTTGCTGCTGACCGAAACGCCTCAACCCACCACGCGCATTCGGCATCAACGGGCGCATCGGCTACATTGACGCCAAAATGGCGATGCCAACGACAGATATGCTGATCTGTGCCGCAGCTGGCCGGTTACAGCGTGCAGGTCACGCGATGTCGCCTTGCGGCTCACTCAGACACGACCTACGCGCAGCACGACAGCTTCCCAACGTCCCCCGTAAAGGTTTGCGCCGCCAACTTCAGGCCTTCAACCGTCGTGAGATACTCACCAGCGCGTCCTTGTGCCGCAGCACAGCGCGCCAATCCGTGACCCGCGCCTCGCCGGCGATGCCGTTGAATCGTGACGCCGCCTTGGCCTGGTGAAGGGTTTCCGCCGCGCGGATGAGGGTCTTCGATGGCACGCAGCCGGTGTTGACGCACGTGCCGCCGATGGTTCCACGGCCGGTGAGTGCAACATGCGCGCCTTGCTCGGCAGCCGTGATCGCGGCCGAGAAACCGGCCGATCCAGCGCCGATCACAGCGAGGTCGTACGAACCGCTCCGCTTGTCGTGGTGGTCCGCGCAGCAGTCACTCATCGTTTCAAGCCTTTCGTTGTCGCGTCACGGTCGGAAGTCTCTGATTCACCGCCGGCACTGGCGCTGGCGCGTCGGCGATAGAGGCCGAGCGCCACAACGCCGAGGCTAACAACCAGAAGCGGGAAGAACACATAGTCCGCCCCGGCGAGCCAGGCCCCGAGGCCAATTGCTGGCAAGACCACGACGAGCAGCGGCGTGAAGCAGCAGAGCGCAGCGACGACGGCGCCGACCGTGCCCGTGCGGATCAACGTCCAGTTCTGCATGTCAGTCACCCGCTTGCACCGCGTGCGCGCGGTCGATCGTTGTCGTGCAACCTTTCCAGGTCAGCTCCACGATCTTCAGCATCCACTCCGTCTGCGCCATCATCGTGTCCTTCATCGTTCGGAGGTCGACTGCGTGGCGACCGTCGCCGTGAATCCCGACTTCTCCGACACCGCGCGCGCGATAGCGTCAGCTGTGGTCTTCGACGCGTCGTAGGTGACGTCCGCTGTATTCGCTTCCAAGCTCACGACGGCGTCCTTGACCCCGTCGACACCCTTTGCAGCCATCTTCACGGCTGCCGCACAGCCGCCGCAGGTCATTCCTTCAATCCGGAGCACGCTGACCTGATCGGCCTGCGGCTGTGCTTGTTCGGCCTGCGGCTCGGCCTGCTGCGTGCCCTCGGCCCTGGGGCCGAACGCCCAGAAGATGAACCCCAGGGCGAGTCCGACCGCTGCGATGACCGCGAGTATCACACGCATGGAAACCTCCTCGAGCTCAGAGAAACCCACCAGCGTAGTAACGAAGCGCGGCCAGTACGAGCACGACGATCGTCGCCACTCCTCGCCACCACCCCTTCACCCCTCACGATACCTCGTGGAGTCGACTCCAGAGTCCAAGGAGAAAAACACCCGTGGGGCAGGGCAGCAGGACGATCACGCTCGCGCCCACGTCGAGCACGGCTCCCATCGCCACGCCGACGAGCCTCGCGATGATCGGCAACCCGGCGCAACACGCGACGGCGAGGACAGCAATCCCCGAACCCGACCAGCCGCTTGCCCGAGGGTGGCCTGAAGGAGTTCGTCCGGCGCCTTCGCCAGGACATGGTGCTCGGCGTGTTCGAGCCGGTG from Luteitalea sp. includes:
- a CDS encoding response regulator — protein: MIRVCVVEDQTLVRQGIQTLLGLVDDIEVVAEAQDGEEALDLIPRVKPDVVLLDMYMPKRSGLEVLNALRQANALPSTLVLTTFDEDHLVIGGLRAGAKGFLLKDVSLEQLTRTIRTLSSGGTLVQPVVTERLLQNRPPVQCDFPSLPSPDPLSGRELEILRLMALGHSNREIAEALGIAEGTVKNYVSVILSKIGVRDRTRAVLKALETGVL
- a CDS encoding MerR family DNA-binding protein; amino-acid sequence: MKENRLTLEPTPGRIIDFGGGRREEQPASLEMFRIGQLAEPSGMTPDTLRYYARHRLLPTTPRTSGGLRMYPAATTLVRLRFIKQAQVLGLSLDEIREVLRHLDRGGRSHCGRVRELLVAKLQELDARLMELREFRRPLQGYIQQCNEGLRRHGGEPCPVTAELH
- a CDS encoding FAD-dependent oxidoreductase; the protein is MSDCCADHHDKRSGSYDLAVIGAGSAGFSAAITAAEQGAHVALTGRGTIGGTCVNTGCVPSKTLIRAAETLHQAKAASRFNGIAGEARVTDWRAVLRHKDALVSISRRLKA
- the merF gene encoding mercury resistance system transport protein MerF; this encodes MQNWTLIRTGTVGAVVAALCCFTPLLVVVLPAIGLGAWLAGADYVFFPLLVVSLGVVALGLYRRRASASAGGESETSDRDATTKGLKR